The Panthera leo isolate Ple1 chromosome D4, P.leo_Ple1_pat1.1, whole genome shotgun sequence nucleotide sequence ttttcttaacgtaaATTGTATCATactgatattattttatatctgtctttctttacTCAATATCGTATGTGCCATTGTACATATAATATGAACTCATTTTTACAAATAGTTTAACCATTTTCTTGTTGAACATTTTaggttattttctaattttttcactAATATAAGTGATGCTCAGTGAGCATCCTTGTGCATATCTTCTTGCATATACGTACTGagtagtagaattgctggatcctagggtaTGACATTTGAAAACTTAACCGATATTGTCAAATTGTGCTccagcctttttttccccacattacACTTCCACCAGCAGTGGTTGAGAGTAGCTGTTTCCCCATGCTGTctttaacattattatttataaaaattttggatatttataaaacttttggaTCTTGGTCAGTTGAATGGGTGAAAAtggcatttgattttttaaaatttatgccaTCTGATGTTTTATTCATGGCTTTAGTAATTAGAGTTtgaacagagttcccatatattccTCACCCAGttttcctattattaacatcttacattactatggtactttgttacaactAAGGAACCAATGGTGGAATATGACTATTCACTAAACTGTTTACATTATTTCTGTTTCACTAGTTTTTCCctatgtcctttttctgttctaggattcTTTCAGAATATCATATATTTAGTTATCATATCTTCTTAGCCCTCTCTGATCTGTGATAGTTTCTAgggatcttttatttttaaataaataatgacttatttattttaaaacaagtaatttGTTGTCCTAAGACTTCTTACTCAATAGTCTATCACTTTCCTATTGATTTGAAAGgatagttttattatatattgaatttctacatttactatttttcatggtttttaattttctgtctatTTTTGTCtgatacataaattattttagttgCTGTATCTTTATAATACCATTTCTTTAATGTCTCGTAGAATTAGCCTTTccttattctatttttccttgGTGTATTGTTTGTGCCACTTTGCATGTTTCTTAAATATCTCTAATCCAAATTGTCGATTAAAAACCTGAATAGAATAAGTGTTTTGAGAATTGGGTTTTGGTCTGTATAAGGTACACTTAACCTAGGTTTTGTGGTCTTATCCACAACGATAAACTGACTATTAATGCCTTACTGAAATTGAACTTTATCATGATGTTCCTCATGTACCAACTTAACTCtaaacttggctttttttttttaaacctgtctGGACCTAAGTGTCCATACTGTTTATTTGCCTTTGCTTGCTGCTCTTTCAAGTTCACATTTATGTGGCAGCCGTGGCATCGGTACCCttgattattaatatattatttcactgcTACAAGGTGAATGTATCAACACGTAATAATCTTCAGtgttctttacatttatttatttgtttgtttattttaatccttTGGGAGGgtaatttgatatttttggtaaatcaaatatttcttctgtggaATAAATATGGTATAAAATGTCTAATTCTTGTTCCGTAGAGATTTAACCTTCctaattaatattatttactaaTGCTGTATATTCTTTGTTTCCCCTACTCTGAATTTCATCTTttagtttttcatgtatttgcaAGTTGAAAATTGATTCAAATTAGGACTTTTATGCATTATTGTGGAATTTAATTTCACACATTatagattttgaaatttattgtaatCTTGGCTCAGAACTATTGTTCCGAGGCGCGGTGTAATACAGTCTGCTGGTTGAATCTAATTAAGGTGTCGTATCACTCGCATGCAGTATGTATCTTTGTCTAGAATGTTCTAAAATTCCTCAGTTGGGAATAACACTTCCTTCGGTTCTTGGTCGATAGAAAACCCCAGCAATATTTGATATACTATATGTAACTATTTAAGAAGCAGACTTTGtttatcttttgcattttttgattattttaaccAAAATGCTCAGTTGCAGTTTCTAGCATGATTACCGACAGATTGGGCATTAATCTTATTAATGTCACCTATATTCATTTACCATCACTGTGTTCAAAGACAAGCATGACCATACTCCAGTTTGGGGTACACAAATATTATAGAAGTATAAATAATTTAGTAAATGAAAGTTGAATAGCTTGCAAGTAAAATTGCTTTCTAAcaagtataatttataattttaaagaaaatgagcacATTATCTTTTTATGAgattatattttacaattattgAGTTGACTATATACTGTAATTATGTGTTGGAGAGATGGCCTGCTTTCTTACAACCATGTGAAAACGAGCAATTTCAAGCTGTCTAGAATTCCCAGGATTATCTTGCTTGGCCCacagggttttttcccccctctttcttggtttctgtctctGTTACCCATTTCTTGCTCTCATTTGCAAGGTAATCGTCCCTTAAATAAACAGGAATTCTCTAAAGACTGAGCAGAAACCAGGGTTAAGTTGCACAGCCCTGGCCGACAGGCCTTTTGTGGACATGTTCTTCTCCAGCAGAATTGCTTGTCTCGAGGTCTTTTCTATTTGCTCTTTGCGTATGCTTCCAATATTTAAATAAGGAGCCTTTTCTCCCTGTTTACGTCTAGGCTTCCTTAGACTTTCCAGCACAGTACAATAGAATAAGTATTGTATGTCTCTCCTAGTCCCATCTCCACCCCTTTTTACAGTGTTTTCAACTtaggcactattgacattttggactacatgattctttgctgtgggggctGTCGTATGCATTGCAAGAAGTTTAGCAGTGTCCCTGCCCtttactcactagatgccagtagtaacTCCCAAGTCATGACAGTAAGAAATGTCTccagttgctaagagagtagatcttaaaagttttcatcataaGAAAAACACTAAGCAAACAAAACtagtaactatgtgtggtgatgggtatgaactaaacttattgtggtaatcatttcataatatatacatatatcaaatcattatgtggCACACATAAAAAAGTCTCCACACAGTGCTAGATGTCTCCTAGCAGTGGGGAACAAAATCGCACCAGCTGAGAACCAGTGCCTTATGATATTGAACAAATGCTTGAATTCCCTGGCTGAGACTTAGATTCTTCATCTGTGTTATGTGGTTAATAATCCTTGCTTACTGCACAggttaaaatacaataaaaatgtattttaaagtatcaTGTACAAATAAGAGGTTGGGTTAGGCCTGGCAGCAGAACTCGGCTCTGAATTCCGTTTCTGTCATATCCCAGTGCAGAGAATGAAGCTAAGAATGTCAGGTCTTGGTGATGGGTCACAGGCCTCATGACTTCCAGTAGATGGTACTCTGCAGAGCTCTTCTGTCCAAACAGGGAAAGTGGGTGGGTACACTTCAGGAAGTTAAAAGGAGCAGTGCTTGACTAGATGATGTATGTGTTCCTTCCCAGGCTGTCTGGTGGCAGCTGCAGTGGGGCAGGGCTCCATTGGGAGGACATGTGGCATTCCTCAGAATGACTCTAGCCTTTTCCACGATACTGAGTATTTAGCACTCTGGCGTGCATGGTTTTTGGCCAGCCTACCCATCTCTGGTCCATTACTATTTTGGGCATCCCTATCTCCTTCCTATGTATTTCAGGTTCAACATTTATTGTGTCTAATGTGCAAGGCATTGTGTTGAGTGCTTTCACATATTCTCTTTTACTCCTTTTATAATCCTATAGGTGGAATTACTTGTTTCACAGGTAGTAACAACAGTAGTGGTAATACTAGTATTAGTAATAGAGGCAGCAGTAGTAGAAACTAACATACATGGAGTTCTTACTgtatgcctggcactgtgctcaGTGCTTTTCTGTATTAAAGCACTGAATCCTAGCAACATTTTTTTGTGTGGGCActattattttgcttctttttacaGGTGTGGAAACCAAGGCACAGTGAAATTCAAAGGCTCATCCACACGGCTAGTAAGAGGTAGATTTTGGATTCGAATCTAGGCAAATTGTCTCCAGAGCCTATTTTCTTAGGAAACaatgtcagagagattaagtaacttgtacAAGTTCATGGAACTACTATGAAGTAGGCTGGGATTCACATGATGACTCCGGTCCATCGCCGTTTCCAGCGTGCCAAGCACCACACTTATCATTCACCTGTTCTTGCCTCTTTCTGGGTAGGATAGCTTCTCTGGTGCTAACTTATAGCACAATAAGAGGATCTATTAGAAGTTAGGTCATGAATTCAAGATGGGATGATAAAAGGGGTGATaacaagaggcagagaggaacTTGGAATCAGCCTGGTGGAGCTTTTCTTATTCAGTACTTTGGTCTGGAAGGTACTTTCTGAGTTTAAAGTcataacatttcttttattttgatagatCTGGTGATGGGCCTATTATCTGTGTTGGAGCAGACCAGAAACGGCCAGAACCTAGAACCAGACTTATCCCCGGGGTGGGCAGGTGCTGGTGGGAGAGAAGTATGTGAGGAGTTAAACCCTTATAgatggtgtattagtttcctagggttgTTGTAACAAAGCACTGCAAGGTAGTGCCTTAAagtaacaaaaatttattctctcacagttctggaggctagaagtccaaatcAAGGTGTCGATAGGGCCATGTTCTCTTTGAAGGTTCCAGGGGAGAATCCTTCTTGGCctctttctagcttctggtgtttTCTGGCAATCTTTGGAAGTCCTTGAATTGTAGACGCATCACtctagtctctgcctctgtcttcacacggcCTACTTCcttgtgtgtttgtgtctttgtgtccagattttcctctttataaggacaccagtcatactgaaTTTAGGGTCTACTCCTACCCAGTATGACCTCatattaatttaattacatctgcaaaagactctattttaaaataaaaatgcattcacAGGTTCTGAGTGGACATGTGTTTTGAGGAGCAGCATTTAACCCAGTGCAGATGGTATCCAGGGAATAAGCAGCAAAAGGCTCCACAATCAGCTTGAGGGGAGACCCACCAGAGTACATGGGGGTTCTGACCAGTGAGTGAAGCATGACGGAGGATATCTAGGAACAGGTTGTGATCAGAGATTCAGCTAGGTCAAAACCATTTATTTGATCAGTGTAAGCAGATAGGAGAAGCTTTACCCTAGGCCGGTCTCTACTTTCTTTAGGACAATGGCAAGAGCAAGACAAACTGTTTGAGAGAACAGGCAAATGATCAGGTTgttaagaaagagaacaagttAAGACACCCAGGATTTGAATCATGAGAGGCCTTGGTCTCAGGAATAAGGAAAAGCTCAGGCATGAGGGTGGGACCAACTAGGTCAGGGCCAGTCCCTCAGCAATTGATTTACTGCTCAGTCCTAGAGAGTTGGCAGAAGCAGCTAAAAATCCCCACTTCCTAGGGATGGGCCTGGAGGCCAGGCGGCATGGAGCAAGGAGTGAATGAAAGTCTTTATCAATGTAATTTGGAAACAGATTGTCAGTTTTCAACACTGGCTAGTGTTAAGGTGCCCTACTAAGGTGGAAGTAATAGTGGGCTCTCTGGATGATACTGAGTGCTGGACAAAGGATCTTGAAAAACTTAATGATATTAaatgtcatttgtaaaatgaaagaaagctcTTATCCTTCCTGGGAAACACTTTGTAAGGTTAGCCTCTCTGCTCTCATCAGAGAAGCTGAGTCAGagactgagttgtttttttttgtgttttttttttaacatttatttatttttgagacagagagagacagagcatgaacgggggaggggcagagagagagggagacacagaatcggaagcagtctccaggctccgagccatcagcccagagcctgacacggggctcgaactcacggaccgtgagatcgtgacctgagccgaagtcggacgctcaaccaactgagccacccaggcgccccgagactgaGTTGTTTTGACATtgacaccttttctttttttaaaaaaaatttttcttaatgtttgtttatttttgagagagagagagagagagagagagagcgagcacgagttggggaggggcagagagagagggagacagaatctgagagggagagcttcagcacagagcccgatgcggggctcaaacccaggaaccctgagctgatgttggatgcctaaccgactgagtcacccaggtgccccatcgataccttttcttttaaaatttattgcttGATAATGCTTCTTTGGAActttgattatttctttaatacAATTAAAATCCAGCCTGCCATGTAGTTCTAGGACTCTGAGCAACCCATATTGTGTCTGTTTCTCCTCTTACCTTGGAGTTGGGCTGATTTCTGTGAGGATTGTGTCCTAGACAGCTTATAAGAACAGAGAACCCCAATGCTTGTGCTAGTCAATGGCTTCTCCATCTACCTGCCTCTACTCTTCTAGCCTTATTTAAACACTAGGCTTTATGCACGCACGTGCATGTTCATGTGTGCTTGCCTTTGTCTCCCTGGATGTAtatcatgtttatttcatttttattttttttttgagagagagagagggcgtaagtgagtgaggggcagagagagagagagagagagagagagagagagaagtggggtccACCTGAAGCGGGCTTGTATTCACCCGAACTGGGGATCAaactcacccgatgtgggacttgagctcatgaatcgtgagatcatgacctgagtcgaagtcagatgcttaatgactaaggcacccaggtgctcttgtATATTATATAACTcaggatcctttaaaaaaaattttttttgacatttattcattttttgagagagacagagcatgagcgggggtggggcagagagagagggagacacagaatccgaagcaggctccaggctccaagctgtcagcacagagcctgatgtgggactcgaacacacaaactgtgagatcatgaccagagctgaagtcggtctctcaactgactgggccactcaggtgcccctctaactcAGGATCCTTATTCAGTGCATTTTGTCTTCTGTCATTAGTTTTGGTGACCCTCTGGAATTTGCCAGTAGTCTATATCCCTTAGTTCCCAAAATTATCATAAGCAATTCTGTGATGAATGTTactgttcatatattttatataccaaATTGTTTGCTTAGGATAAATtgctagaagtgaaattgctggatcaagGATATGcagttttgaatgtttttttaaatgtatttcacaATTATTCTCCGGGAAAGCTTATATTCTCTAGTTGTATATATAAGCCCTCTTGTACCTGAACTCTTAGTAAtactaaatgtttttcttaagtttgtcaGTTTGATAGATAACAGATGGTACCGTATTCTTgtttaaattattactttttaattacttGATTATTTggacatattttcatgtttattgggcATTTAAAAGTTCTTGTTTTAGGAATTACCTGTGAATagtttttgctcattttcctttGGAGTGTGCTTTTCATCCtcttccttcatttattaaacaaatattaattgagtacCTTTTCTGTGCCAGGGCCAGGTACTGTTCTTTGTGAGCAGCCCTGATAAGATCTCTGTGAttaaggagcttacattctattgtagtgagacagaaaataaacaaatatgtaatatGATGAGTGGGGATAAGGACTGAAGGTAAAGTAGGCATGAAAGGGAGGTAGCAAATGATTGTGGGGGATGCTGTGTTATGAAATGGGTCATGGGAGTCCTCACTGACACCACTAGTATATAATAAGTGGAGACCTGAAGATAAAGGCAAAAGCTCTGCTGATTTTGGGGGAAAGCATTATAAGACAGAGGAGAcaaccagtgcaaaggccctgaggttggaCTGTGTTTGACATGTGACCATAGTTTGGTGAATGAAGGGGAGAGTTAGGAGGCGAGTCTGAGAGGCAGACTCAGCAGCAAGGAGTTGAATGGATGTGGGGATGTAGAGCATGCATGCAGGGCTTTGGAACCAGAGTAAggtatttggattttattctgagtgatcTGGGGGAGCACTGAAGAGTTTTGAGTGGTGAAGTGGCATGTTTTAAGAGATGTTTTAAGAGAACATTGGTGGTAGTAAGTGGAGACTAGACTGGGAGGTGGTCAGTAGTGGAATCTGGAAGATCAGTCAGGAGCCTCTTGCAATATGCCAGATGGGAGACACTAGTGGTGTGGTGGAAGTGACAAGTGATTCTGGATAGATTTTCCAACATAGAACCAATGGATTTTGCTGATGGAGATGATGTGaagtgtgagagaaagaggagttaAAGATGACTCTGGCTTTTGGCCATTTGAGGAGATGGGGGAAATGTGGGCAGAACAGGTTGGCTGGTAAAATCTTAGTGATTTGTAAGAGCTTTTTATGTGATGaagtttattaatatttagtCATTTAGGtggaaaaagtttttttccctcaatttgTTGTTAGTTAACTTTGTTAGTGCTGTTTTGTTGTACAGAAATGTCAACTGTTAGTCTTTACAGGTTTTGGTTTTGCTGTCATGTTTAGAAAGATTCTAAAATAATCACCTAGTCTTGATCCTCTATGGTTTTGTATTTGCATTCACTCTTTAATCTGGATGGAGTTAATTTTGGTATAAGcttaattaaaatcttaattttttttttttggcatttttaatttaggtttgttttatttaagtttaatgTTAATTCCATGCTGTGTTTCAGTAAGAACAATACAGATTCTGTATCTGTGGCTCCAGTCAGATATCCAGTAGTACAAATTAGCTTCAGGTTACACATACTGAACAAAAGAGGTTGAGCGAGCGAAGTAGGGAAGGGGGGGCccaggggggagagggaaggagaagaaacaaagaattgaACACGCATGCAGGCTTTTCCATATCACCTTCAATGCTAACCTGCTTTAGAGGGAGAGTAAAAGTAGGCAAGAATGAGCAGCCACGGATTGTTGAACTGTTACCAGCACCATGCTTTTCAGCAACATTTCAGCAGAGTTTGAAACACTTTTTACAGCAAAACCATTACAACTCTCCGAACAACTTTTAACCACCTCAAGCTAACACccaattaattttaaacattggtataaaattcaatttaaacaattagaaaaaggaaaaataataccaCAATGCCTCATAGTGTGATTAACCTCTCTCTTAGATGCTCGCGTCACCTAGAAGTCTAATAGCTTTCAAATATCATTTCCATTTCTAATGGTGATCTTGCCCCACCTGGCAGGAGACAATACAGTAATGCTGAAAAAGCCTCTATGCAGTCCTGTTAGTGTCTTAAAGAACCTAAAAGCTGGGACCAGTAAAATCCACAGAAATTCACTCTTGCCTTTAAGAACTTTTGAaaacggttaaaaaaaaaaaaaaaaaaaaaaaaaaaccaacagggCAAGAACCTAAATTCGGAGACCAAATGTAAAAGTCAGATTTGGTGGTTCTCAGTGACAATGGGGGAATTTCCaatgggggtgggatgggaaggAATGGGGTGGTCAGAGATGGTTTCTCTTGTTGGCTTTTATGTCTCACTGATTTTCATCTTCCACATCCTGCAGTGCTTCTTTATTCTGCTCTTCACCATCACCCTGCATGTCTGAAGTCCATAGTGTCAGATTATCAAATAACACCTGCATGATAAGTGTAGAGTCCTTATAGCTTTCTTCACTCAGCGTATCCAGTTCTGCAATTGCATCATCAGAAGCTGCTTTTGCCAACCTGCAGACACGGTCAGGGGAATTAAGAATTTCATAGTAGAATACGGAGAAATTGAGAGCAAGACCTAAGCGAATAGGATGCGTTGGTGGAAGTTCTGTCATTGCAATATCACTAGCAGCTTTATAAGCCACTAGGCTGTTCTCCGCAGCCTCCTTCCTGTCATTTCCTGTGGCAAATTCAGCCAGATACCTGTGGTAGTCCCCTTTCATTTTATAATAGAAAACCTTGGACTCGCCGGTGTTAGCTGCTGGAATGAGGTGTTTGTCCAGTACATCCAGAATGTCACAACAGATTAACTTTAGCTCAGTCTCAACCATTTGCCGATATTCCCGAATCATTTTTAGTGTGTCTTCTCctcccttgttttcttctttctgttcaaTGCTGCTGATTATTCTCCAGGAAGCTCTTCCTGGCTCCAATCACATTTTTATATGCAACAGATAGGAGCTTTCTTTCTTCAACTGTCAACTCCACATCCATCCCTGCTACTTTCTTCATCGATTCCACCATTTCATCGTATCGCTCAGCCTGCTCGGCCAGCTTCGCCTGGTACACCAGATCCTCCCGATTATCCGTAGCGGAAGTGGCTCCGGAAGGGTCTGCGCGACGGCTGGAAGCGGATAGTGTCTCCGACTCTCAGCCTCTCGCTCCGTGTCTGGGCAGCAAAAATGGCGGCGCCtccaaatcttaatttttttcaaataattaaccTTTTATTCTAGCATCATTAAACAGTTTGTTCTTTACTAAGAGAAATGATTGTATCATTGCCTCTGAATTGGGAAAGAGGGGTATGTGGCAAGTTgtgtaaaaagatattttattacatattagtGTTTGGCAAGCCCCTTGTCTTATCTTTGGCTGATGACTTGGTGCCTATAATTTCTGATTATCCTAGATTGTAAACATTTGTCTCCTGAGTCTCTTTGATCCCCAAAGAAGGTACTTGGCTTAGAAAATGGCTTGCGTCAGTTTCCCTCATTGATTGTGAATTCTGTCCTGTGGATGAAATGTGACCTGTTTTTAACCACAGCCTATGACTTGCCACCAAATACTATTTTCTACTACTTAATTTTTTGTCAACTGATAATTGTTCTGAGATTATGAACTAAAATTTGCTCTAGCAATGCAGAAATTGACTACAATGTATACTTGTTGTCCATTTAATCACACTACAGATTCCAAAGCCCTCCACATTTATGTATTCCATACATTCTCTCTGCTCTAGTCCTTCTCTGATATGTGGATCATTTAGAGGGGACGATATTTAATTTagtgaattttcttctttagggTCAGAAACATAGTTCCTATGTTGTTAATAATGTTTATCAAATCTTATAGTTGGGTTAAGTCTTTAAGCTTGGAAGTACACCTCCAGCATTTTGTTacttagaaatttatttcaaggCTG carries:
- the LOC122205410 gene encoding LOW QUALITY PROTEIN: 14-3-3 protein epsilon-like (The sequence of the model RefSeq protein was modified relative to this genomic sequence to represent the inferred CDS: deleted 1 base in 1 codon), which translates into the protein MVESMKKVAGMDVELTVEERKLLSVAYKNVIGARRASWRIISSIEQKEENKGGEDTLKMIREYRQMVETELKLICCDILDVLDKHLIPAANTGESKVFYYKMKGDYHRYLAEFATGNDRKEAAENSLVAYKAASDIAMTELPPTHPIRLGLALNFSVFYYEILNSPDRVCRLAKAASDDAIAELDTLSEESYKDSTLIMQVLFDNLTLWTSDMQGDGEEQNKEALQDVEDENQ